TCCACAATCTGAGGAATGGCTGACCGCCTGTGAACAAGTGGAAGAAGCAATATATGCAACTGATTGGCCCCATGGCTCCGGGAAATTCACAATCTATCCAGAAAGTGGTAAAAAACGAGGCCAAGGAAGTGGGGTGGTACCAATCAAAAAACCGTGCCTTGAACGACTCACGCAATTAGGATGGCTAACCGAAAAGCTCCCACCTCTTGAACAGGGCGTCATAAACCCTGGCGACCTCGATGCCCTTTTCCAGTGTAATATGGGATTCATAGGGTTTGAATGGGAAACAGGCAATATATCTTCAAGCCATAGAGCAATTAACAAGCTGCTTTTAACTATGCAAGTCGGTGGTTTAATTGGTGGGTTCCTTGTTGTTCCAAGCGATAAACTCAAGCTGTACCTGACAGACCGTATTGGAAATATTGGAGAACTTAGGCCTTACTTGCCGCTTTGGAGTTCAATACCGATCAAAGAGGGGGTATTGCGTATCACAGTTGTTGAGCATGATGCAACAAGTTATGATGTACCGCGGATCCCAAAGGGCACTGATGGAAGGGCTCTTCAGTGAGGGCTCAATTCCGGCGGAGCATCACAATGTATTCACGCCGCATTGTATTGGATATACCCGTAATGGGGCGGCTTATCATTTTGACCATTTGTAAGCTATGCTTTGAGCCAGTATCTACGAGTATTTCATGAAGGCCAGGTACTTCTTCGGGAGATACTTTCAAGGCTTTTCCCAACTGGTTGTTATTTGTCCCCACAATAATCGTACATAAACGACCTGAACGTAAAACGCGGGCACACTCTGAAAGCACCTTGTCCATATCCTCCTGATAAATCTCAAACTTCTCGGACAACCCACGTCCTCGAAGACCTATCATATCCTCCCGAAGCTTATCCGTTTCCACACCTAAGAAATTCAAATGGAAAGAATCGTTTTTCAGGTAATCTATCGCAAAACTGTATGGCGGAGAGAAAATAATGCCATCAACACTTGCATCCTCCATCGGAAGCGACCTGGCATCGCCTTCCAGGGCTTGCGTATGGGCGAGATCCGACTCCATACCTTTCAGGACATTCTGGATCTTTTCTGCAACAAAAAGGTAGCGTTCAAGAATGGCTTTGAACTGCTCCAGGGGAGACCTTCGGCCGCTTCTTTCTGAATATCCGGCACTATCCAGGTAGGCCAGCAAAAGGAAATTGTAAGTGTCCGAGGTCTCTCGCTCTTTACCTGTTAGCTGACCCCTTTTTTTCTTTATTACATATTCAGCGGCCGGCTCCATGATCGACATAAAGTCCTTGGATTTTCGGTTTCTGCGGATCTTTGTTCCACGAGCCGATTTTCCAACCTGTTTTTGAAAGTAGGCAAATACTTCCTCATAATTACTGAACGCCTTGAGTGATCGAGACAAAGACATGGTGAGTGCGTCAATCTTCGTCTGAGCCATAAACTTGCAGAATGAGCTCGCATCCACACCAATTGATCTGATTCCCATCAGACATGCCTCCACTAATACAGTACCAGATCCCATCATGGGGTCCAACACTGTATCACCCGGTTTGAGCCCCATAATGTTCATAAGAGCCTTGATCAATTGAGGATGGAATTTACCACGGTATGGGAACAGACCATGGGTTGCATAGCCGGTTCTGAACAAGTTTTTCTGAAAAAAAGACTTGAGCCTAGACGAGGAATGCTCAGGTAACTTCAGTGAGTCACCGGTGCACATGAGGAAATGACGGGTGTACGTGTCACCTATGCGGGCGAAATATCCTGCATTTCGTATGAGTTCTTCATCGTCAAGAAGCTGGTTCTCATAAAAAGCGAGTTCCAATTCATAAACATCATCCAAATACGGAACGAGCTGCCGTTCAGGAGGGAATAACTGTTGGGTTAAATCCTGTGAGAGGGCATCAACAACATTTGGGAGGGTCACGCGTCTAACCTCGTTTCAAACTTCGACATAATCTTCAGACTTGTGGGGACAGAGGTCCTCGGTCTGAAGTCTTTCAACTATAACATCGCAGCTTTCGATCTCAACACCTATCCAGTGTCGGCCAAGCCGCTCACACACATCATACGTTGTTCCGCTGCCACCAAAAGGATCAAGCACAACATCGCATTCTCGCGTAGACATTTGAACCACACGTTCAAGAAGCTTTGTGGATAACTGGTTGGCAGATCTCTTCCTGCTCTTGAATTTCCAGTGCCTCACCGGCGTTATGTCATTCCAGACATCTGTCAGGTTCACACCATTTGGGTTCATAGCACCCCTATGCCCGCCATAATCTTTGATTTCTCGGCCACAATGGCGGCAAACCTCTATTGGCGTTCGAACCCTCCTGAAGATCCTTGGTTTTCCCTTGGTGAAATACAGGAGGCTATAGTGGGAAGGATACAGTCGCCCAGGGATTGGCAAGGAGAGTTTTATGTTTACGGCGATCCAATGCCGAAAGGTCAATCCGGATTCGGTTAAGTGATTTCCAAGGATGATGTTCCATTTTGGCAGACTGTAGACAAAAATAGCACCGCCCGGTTTGAGCACTCGAATACAGTGATCCAGCCATTCCATGCACCATGAAATGTAATCCTCATCAGGACGATTATCGTTCACTTTTAAACCGTATTCCTTCGAAAGATTGAACGGAGGATCAGCAAATACAGTATCAATAGTCTCGTCACGGACATAAGGGAAAACCTGCAAGCAATCCCCTTCATAAAGGACACCCAATGGGGTCGAGTACACTAAACTCTTTTCAATTCCAGAGCCAACAACCTCAACCGGTGTCCAGATTTCTTGATTATCAAGGGCTTGTACTGTCATAATATGCCTATCATAGCAATCTCAGCAAACCTTATGAAAAGATGGATGCCCTCCATTGGTAAATCAGTAACTCTTTGAAAAAATGCGATTTGCTGATTCACAAATTGACGTTCCCAACTTCAGGTATGCTTGGCTACTCTATCATTGAATTTGTCTTGGCTTTATTGAAATCAACGCCCGCTTCACACACGCCCGATTTTCAGGGCGTCGTCGTGAAAGCGGTGATTATACTCCTTTTTTCTTGCCATAAAGCGCTTTTTCAATTTCCTGGTTAAGAGTATATGACTTCAATGCCCTGTCAACGTCTTGTGCGTAATATTCGTTCTCACTAATTAGATTCTTTAAGATATCAAATGCATTTTTGCAAAGTGGCTCAATAACCTCCGGTCTTTTTTCAATCTCTGCGATTTCGTTAGCCAGATAGTCCTTATCATTTTTCCAGTAATCCCCATTCCTCCAAAGAAAAGAAACAATCCTGGCCAAATGAAAGCTACCTCTCTTGGCAGTTGAGCGGACTAACTCATCGTCACTCCGGTTCCTGCCACTATTTCTCAACCATTCAGCGACGAAGCGAGAAATGAGCGAAGCGATTATATAAGGTTCAACCCTATCGCCAGAAAATATCCTATTGTAAAGATCTCCCCATAATTTATATTTGCGAGCACGGCCGTCGGCCGGGTTTTTCAAAACAACCGATAAGTAGGATTGTGCAACAAAGTCATTTGGCAGAATACGGGAGGTATCAATTTCTTCTTCATCAAATTGCCTACATTTTCTTTCATAAAAGTAATTATAGATTTTAAAACCGGTTTCCATATCTAATTGGGCGTCGTCATTTGCTCGTAAGTCCCTACCACCAATTTTATTTTGGTTGTTTGTTGTTAAAACTATCTTCCCAATAAGATCGGGATCGTCTGTCTCATATATTCTCAAGAGAACTCGCACATCAGGGGTTAATTTATCATCTTTTTGGGCCAGTGCCAACGCCGTCGCTGTTTGGCAACCATTCACGATTTGCATATTTTTTAACTTGACAATAGGGTTGTCTGGGTCTGTTACTGGATCCATTTCATCGCAGACAACTGTGATTCCATTATTTAAGAACCAAAACTCATAGCTTGACTGAGCGCTCACACACGTTGACAAAATATCTTTATTTATAGCACCACGAATTCCTAAAAACCTGCGAAGGTTCAAGTCGAAAATTGCTCCCGCTGCATCAGCGTTTACGAGACGAGCTATTTCTTGAGCCGGCACAGAGCACACTAAACCCTTCAAATCTTGAGCGTAGTATTTAATGAGTGACGGATTGTTTGCATCATATTTCATGCGGATTTCTGCGTCTATCCGTCTTGTCTGACGTTGTTGAGCTTTTAATAGGGAAACTAATTCGTCAGCACCATATGTGCCAAACTTGAATTCTTCGAATGTATCATTGTCATACTCGTCAATGATCGTTTGGCGCTCCTGTATAAACTCATCAGAAAGATTTGATTCGATACCATTTGTAACGAAACCGACAAGTATTCGAATATTAGAAGGACCAAGATTTGATTGTAATGCTCTGTATTCTAAAATTTTATCTTTGAATTCAACATTTTTGAGTGTAAGCACATCTTTTCTGGTTTTGTTGAATACCCA
The DNA window shown above is from Candidatus Bathyarchaeota archaeon and carries:
- a CDS encoding site-specific DNA-methyltransferase; translated protein: MTVQALDNQEIWTPVEVVGSGIEKSLVYSTPLGVLYEGDCLQVFPYVRDETIDTVFADPPFNLSKEYGLKVNDNRPDEDYISWCMEWLDHCIRVLKPGGAIFVYSLPKWNIILGNHLTESGLTFRHWIAVNIKLSLPIPGRLYPSHYSLLYFTKGKPRIFRRVRTPIEVCRHCGREIKDYGGHRGAMNPNGVNLTDVWNDITPVRHWKFKSRKRSANQLSTKLLERVVQMSTRECDVVLDPFGGSGTTYDVCERLGRHWIGVEIESCDVIVERLQTEDLCPHKSEDYVEV
- a CDS encoding AIPR family protein; translation: MNLRQQIIQDHIAKTTKLLNAEENLAFLRFAHSLITGISVHSFDLDDFVDGGQDKQIDIITIDEAGDRADVYILQVKNTDSFSSNALIQIRNGLNWVFNKTRKDVLTLKNVEFKDKILEYRALQSNLGPSNIRILVGFVTNGIESNLSDEFIQERQTIIDEYDNDTFEEFKFGTYGADELVSLLKAQQRQTRRIDAEIRMKYDANNPSLIKYYAQDLKGLVCSVPAQEIARLVNADAAGAIFDLNLRRFLGIRGAINKDILSTCVSAQSSYEFWFLNNGITVVCDEMDPVTDPDNPIVKLKNMQIVNGCQTATALALAQKDDKLTPDVRVLLRIYETDDPDLIGKIVLTTNNQNKIGGRDLRANDDAQLDMETGFKIYNYFYERKCRQFDEEEIDTSRILPNDFVAQSYLSVVLKNPADGRARKYKLWGDLYNRIFSGDRVEPYIIASLISRFVAEWLRNSGRNRSDDELVRSTAKRGSFHLARIVSFLWRNGDYWKNDKDYLANEIAEIEKRPEVIEPLCKNAFDILKNLISENEYYAQDVDRALKSYTLNQEIEKALYGKKKGV